The following proteins are encoded in a genomic region of Thermocrinis sp.:
- the gspG gene encoding type II secretion system major pseudopilin GspG, which translates to MKKGFTLIELLVVIVILGILAAIVVPRITGRVDEAKVEATKVQMKAIKDSLEQYKLDNGFYPTTEQGLRALVEKPNTPPVPNRWRQYLDKLPKDAWGNDFIYISPGVQRPFELRSFGPDGREGTEDDIDVWNL; encoded by the coding sequence ATGAAAAAGGGCTTTACTCTCATTGAGCTTTTGGTGGTTATAGTCATTCTTGGAATACTTGCGGCTATTGTGGTGCCAAGGATCACAGGAAGGGTGGATGAGGCAAAGGTGGAGGCAACAAAGGTTCAGATGAAAGCTATAAAAGACAGCCTTGAGCAGTATAAGCTTGACAACGGCTTTTATCCAACAACCGAGCAGGGGCTAAGGGCTTTGGTGGAAAAGCCAAACACTCCTCCCGTGCCCAACAGATGGAGGCAATATTTGGACAAGCTTCCAAAGGATGCGTGGGGCAACGATTTTATTTACATATCTCCGGGTGTGCAAAGACCCTTTGAGCTTAGGTCCTTTGGTCCAGACGGAAGGGAAGGCACAGAAGACGACATAGATGTTTGGAACCTGTAA
- a CDS encoding prepilin-type N-terminal cleavage/methylation domain-containing protein, which produces MFGTCKGFTLVEVLVALTVLAIGFGVLFELLANAQREYQLSKKLYEDVIFLSNSVIQNKFDSIEVKEKNLKDYPNIKEVELKYRSAVIYIYKR; this is translated from the coding sequence ATGTTTGGAACCTGTAAAGGCTTTACGCTTGTGGAGGTTTTGGTCGCTTTAACGGTTTTGGCTATAGGCTTTGGTGTGCTCTTTGAACTCTTAGCAAACGCCCAAAGGGAATATCAACTTTCAAAAAAGCTTTACGAAGACGTGATCTTTTTGAGCAACTCAGTCATACAGAACAAGTTTGATAGCATAGAAGTTAAAGAAAAAAATCTGAAGGACTATCCCAACATAAAGGAGGTAGAGCTTAAATACCGCAGTGCGGTAATATACATCTACAAAAGATGA
- a CDS encoding prepilin-type N-terminal cleavage/methylation domain-containing protein: MKKAFTLVEVLVVLLLLGLLFGLLSYVLKSGTESSLFVVESSQRLRDESLLVWNIQRKLMSAKDAYMEEDKLFLHTYAGDYYEGMVKCAYIFKDGILYYYEFPYPYGSINFYEEEKLIKLAKFKSFSFLAENAGTTQKSFKGLPEKYRIIIEDREYVLKP; encoded by the coding sequence ATGAAAAAAGCCTTTACGCTTGTTGAGGTTCTTGTTGTCCTTTTATTGCTTGGTTTGCTCTTTGGTCTTTTGTCTTACGTTTTAAAGTCTGGCACAGAAAGCTCTCTTTTCGTGGTGGAAAGCAGTCAGAGACTAAGGGATGAGTCTTTGCTTGTTTGGAACATTCAAAGAAAGCTGATGTCCGCAAAGGACGCCTACATGGAAGAGGACAAGCTGTTTTTACACACCTATGCGGGGGACTACTACGAAGGCATGGTCAAGTGCGCCTACATATTCAAAGATGGCATCCTTTACTACTACGAGTTTCCTTACCCTTACGGTAGTATAAACTTCTACGAAGAGGAAAAGCTCATAAAACTGGCAAAGTTTAAGTCCTTTTCTTTTCTTGCAGAAAATGCGGGCACTACTCAAAAGAGCTTTAAAGGTTTGCCCGAAAAATACCGTATAATCATAGAAGACAGAGAATACGTCTTAAAGCCGTGA
- a CDS encoding type II secretion system F family protein, with amino-acid sequence MKKVKIYKGIDQFGNLRSGKIEVPEGVSAYEVLTSQGIKPIKIEEPTKSFWKKEIFRRKPSQEDLAFVLTQLSLLLSSGLNLLKALETASQQVEDRRIKQALLSVKEAIEKGEPIHTAFEKGEIFPEFILEMLKTAERGENLEKVLDIGGEFLRRMSEVRAKVFSSLTYPAFVIVFSFLSVLLVVKFVIPKVASVLSGLGKELPLITKILLFFSNLLGYAFYLLPLALVLLLLRRRLISKESLDRYFLKIPIFGKVSFYFQLSRFAGSLRMALFSGIPMVRALSLSIGSITNEYIRKKLEDLPEQVAKGKSLSELLRSKEVFPPLFVSLLAVGEKSGELERSLSLLERVYDQQAMRVINLWLRLAEPIAMLVIGILVAFVVLSVILPISEISGGVRR; translated from the coding sequence GTGAAGAAAGTAAAGATATACAAAGGCATAGACCAGTTTGGGAACTTAAGAAGCGGTAAAATAGAAGTGCCAGAAGGAGTTTCCGCTTACGAAGTTCTGACCTCTCAGGGCATAAAGCCCATAAAGATAGAAGAGCCTACCAAAAGCTTTTGGAAGAAAGAAATCTTTAGGAGAAAGCCCTCCCAAGAAGACTTAGCTTTTGTTTTGACCCAGCTGTCGCTTTTGCTTTCTTCCGGATTGAACCTTTTAAAAGCCCTCGAGACCGCAAGCCAACAGGTAGAAGACAGAAGAATAAAACAAGCTTTACTTTCCGTAAAGGAAGCCATAGAGAAAGGAGAACCTATACACACAGCCTTTGAAAAGGGAGAGATCTTTCCAGAGTTTATCTTAGAAATGTTAAAGACTGCAGAGAGGGGAGAAAACTTAGAAAAGGTTTTGGACATTGGAGGAGAGTTTTTGCGTAGAATGTCCGAGGTTAGGGCAAAGGTTTTTTCCTCTTTAACTTACCCTGCCTTTGTTATAGTCTTTAGTTTTCTTTCTGTGCTTTTGGTGGTTAAGTTTGTGATCCCAAAGGTCGCCAGTGTGCTAAGCGGTTTGGGAAAGGAACTACCGCTAATAACAAAAATTCTTCTTTTCTTTTCAAACCTTCTTGGCTATGCCTTTTACCTTTTACCCCTTGCCCTCGTGCTTTTGCTCCTCAGAAGAAGATTAATAAGTAAGGAGAGCTTAGACAGATACTTTTTGAAGATCCCCATATTTGGAAAAGTTTCCTTTTACTTTCAGCTTTCAAGGTTTGCGGGAAGTCTGAGGATGGCTCTCTTTTCTGGCATACCTATGGTCAGAGCCCTCTCTTTGAGCATAGGCAGTATAACCAACGAATATATCAGAAAAAAGCTGGAAGACTTGCCGGAACAGGTAGCAAAGGGCAAAAGCCTTTCGGAACTTCTAAGGTCCAAAGAAGTTTTCCCTCCACTCTTTGTTAGTCTTTTGGCAGTGGGCGAAAAGAGCGGAGAGCTGGAAAGGTCCCTTTCCCTTTTGGAGAGGGTCTACGACCAGCAAGCCATGAGGGTTATAAACCTTTGGCTAAGATTGGCTGAGCCTATTGCCATGCTGGTTATAGGTATTCTCGTAGCCTTTGTGGTGCTAAGCGTGATCTTACCAATCTCTGAAATATCAGGGGGAGTAAGAAGGTGA